CGCGCATCGGCGCACCACGGTACGTCGCATCCCCAAGGCGTCTCCGTGGTCGTGCCCCGGTGCCCGGACGTCGCGTCCGGGCCGCGTTTCTCTCGTACTCACGCGCCGAGCCGCTCGGCACTCTCATTCCAAAACGAAAGCCTTAGTGGGAGCCATGTGGTTTGGAACCGCCTAAGATAGCTTGTTTCTGCTTATTTTGGCTGGAACGATGAAACCGGACGCAACGGGTACTGGTGCCTTTATCCCTCACGGCTGTCTGCCGAATCGATGGTAGATCGAAAGATCCTGGCTGCTGGACTCGTCGCAGCGCTCCTGCTCTTCGCAGGGTGCTCGGGTTCCAGCGGTGCGAGCACGGAGAACGGTACAGCCGCGGGCGAAAGTACGGTCGACGAAGACACGGTGACCGAGATGGAAGAGACGAGCGAGATGGCCACCGAGGAGTCCTCGATGGAGACGACTGAAGAGTCCTCGATGGAGACGACCGAGGAAGAGATGACCGAAGAGGGGATGACCGAAGAAGAGACGACGGAGAGTTCCCTCGAAGAGACGTCCGAGAACTCGACGCTCGGTAACGAGACGACCGAGAACGAGACGATGACGAACGAGACGTCCGAGACCGAGACGGAAGCGTAACGGACGACACTCGACTCGGTCATCGAACGCACGCGTGTGACTCCCCGCGTTCGGTGATTCGGCCCTCACGACGGTTACTTTTCTTCGAACCGCCGACGACATCCAGCGTCGGCTATCGCCCCGACGCCGCGCGCCGTCGACCGCTCACTCGTCGAGTCGCGCCATCTCGTCGTCCGTGAGTTCGAGGTGCGACGCGGCGACGTTCTGCTTCAGGTGTTCGACGCTCGACGTGCCCGGAATCGGCAGCGTCACCGGCGAGCGCTGCAGCAACCACGCGAGCATCACCTGGTACTCGGTCGCGTCGTGGTTCGCGGCGACGGAGTCGAGGACGTCCGCCTTCGCCCCGAGGTCACCGGCCGCGAGGGGGTACCACGGGATGAACCCGATGTCGTAGTCCTCGCAGGCCGCCAGCACGTCGTCGTCCTCGCGGTCTGTGAGGTTGAACTGGTTCTGAACCGTCGCCACGTCCACGATGTCGCGGGCCGTCTCCAACTGCTCGACGCTCACGTTGCTGAGTCCGACGTGTCCTATCACGCCCTCGTCCTTCAGTTCGGCCAGCGCCGTCACCGACTCCTCGAAGTCCACGTCCGGGTCGGGCCGGTGGAACTGGTAGAGGTCGATGCTGTCCACACCGAGTCGGTCCAGACTGCAGAGGTGGGCGTTGCGGAGGTAGTCGGGGTCGCCGTGCGGAAGCCAGTCGCCGTCGCGGTTGCGCAGGAGTCCGCCCTTCGTGGCGACGACCAGGTCGTCAGGATACGGCGCGAGGGCGTCCCGGATGAGACGTTCGCTCACGCCCGGTCCGTAGGAGTCCGCGGTGTCGATGAAGTCCACGCCGAGGCCCACCGCCGTCTGGAGGACCCGTTCCGCGTTCTCCACGTCGTCGGGTTCGCCGATGATGTCCTCGCCCGTGACGCGCATCGCCCCGAAGCCGAGGCGGTGGACCGTCAGTTCGCCGCCGATGTCGAACGTATCGCTCTCGTTCTGAAGCATCGTTCCGGTCGACGGCCGGCAGATGCCTAAACGGACCGGCACCGGAACCTTGAGACCGATTCACACGAATTCGCCCGCGAGACGCCTCCTGTCCGTCAGACAAACGGCAGACACGACACAAGACTTTTACCCAATCTCGCGTACTTTCGGGTACGGTAACAGGGCGACGGTCCGCGGGCGCGCCGGGTAGGGGTACTTGACGCGAACGCCGACTGTCGTCCCTTCCTCAATTTCATCGGAGAACGCGCCGAGCGACGGCCACGTCGAACCGGGTGTTTCGGGGCGAATACCCTCGTCGTTCGTTCGAATCGCCGAGAGACGCCGCTCCCGGCGTTCGAGTACGTAGAAGTGCGGCGGTGACCGCGTGTCGCGCGACTCCGCTCAGACCTCGGGCGTCTCCATCACCTGCGGGACGCCCTGCGCCACTATCGTCTCGCCGACGACGTACGACGAGGCGGGCGAGGCGAGGAACTGCGCGAGGTCGGCTATCTCCTCGGTCGTCCCGATGCGACGCTGGACCTCCTCGCGGTCGATGTTGTCGGCGGAGACGCCCATCTGCGACTCCACGCCCGGCGTGGCGACGAATCCGGGAGCGATGCAGTTCACGCGCACGTCGTCGCCGGCCCACTCGTAGGACAGACTGGTGGTGAGGTTGACGACGCCGGCCTTCGCCGCGCCGTAGTGACTCATCATCGGCGACCCCTGCGTCCCGGCGACGCTGGCGAAGTTGATGACCGTCCCGCCGCCCTCCTTCAGATACTCGCCGGCGACCTGCGTGCAGTGGTACGTCCCCGTGAGGTTGATTCCGACGATGGTCTCCCACCCGTTCTCGGAGATGTCGTCGAACGACGCCATGAACGACGCGCCCGCGTTGTTCACGAGACAGTCGAGTCCGCCGAACTCCTCGACGGTGGCCTCGACGAGTGCCTCCACGGCGTCCCGGTCGGTCACGTCGCACTCGACGGCCAACGCGCGGCCGCCGTCGCCCTCGTTTATCTCCTCGGCGACGGGGTCCACGTTCTCCTGTTCGCGCGAGCAGACCACCACGTCCGCGCCCTCGGCGGCGAAGCGTTCGGCGATGGTCTTGCCGATGCCGCTGGACGCCCCCGTCACGATGGCCGTCTGGCCGGCGACGCCGAATCGGTCCGTCATCGCGCCGCCTCCGTCTCCGCTGTCTCTGTCGTCATGCTGTCTCTCTACTCTCGTGCATCGTTAATCAAACCTCTGCTGGAGTTAGCAACGTAAAAAACGCGACCGACCATCCCCCCGGAAATCTTTATCCGACCTTGCGCACAACTGTGTGCATGGGCGAGACAGAGTATCGAAACGTCCGGCTCACCGAAGACGCGTACCAGCGACTCAAGATGCGCAAGCGGGAGGGGGAGTCGTTTTCGGACACCGTCGCTCGAATCGCCGGAGAACGGTCGCTCCTCGATCTAGTGGGTGTCCTCTCCGACGAGGAGGCAGACGCGATGCGCGATGCGATTCGGGAACGAGAGGAGGACTCGCGTGCCCGCCTCGATAGACTCGTAGACGAGATGGACCCGTGATAGTCGACACGAACGTCCTGATTCGGTTGATGCAGGGCGGCGACCGCACGATCGAGAAAGTCAGGGAGTTAGAGAACCAACACGTTCCGCTCGCACTCTCGGCGATGACGTTGTTCGAACTGTACCATAGCGTCGAACGAGTGAACGCCCCGGAGGAACGGCGGCGGCGTATCGAGACGGTACTCGACTCGAAGCCGATCTACCCCGCAGACGGCACCGTGATGAAGAAAGCAGGCCGTCTCGACGGACGACTGACCGGCGAGGGCCGCGAAATCGGAATCGGCGACACCGTCATCGCAGCGACGGCACTCGTTCACGAGGAACCCGTTCTCACCGAGAACGTCACGCACTTCCGGCGAATCGACGAACTCGACGTCGAGTCCTGCTGAGTTACTCCCCGTACCGCGTGATGCCTTCGATGGCGGACGGGTCCACGTCGCGGAAGGAGTCGCGCGCGACGACGCGCTTGTGCACCTCGTCGGCGCCGTCGATGAGACGGAACGCGCGCACGTCCTCGTAGAAGTCCGCCAGCGGAAGGTCCTTGCCGATGCCGTTGCCGCCGCACAGTTGCAGGCAGTCGTCTATCACCTCTTGGACGACGTTCGCCGCGAACACCTTCGACATCGAGACGGGGACGCGCGCCTCCTCGCCCGCGGCGATGCGCGCGGCGGCGTCCCGAACCATCGTCCGGACGGCGTGCAGGCGCGTCTCCGCCTCGGCGACGGTGAACCGCACGGACTGCTTCTCCGACAGCGTCGAGTCGAACGCCTCTCGCTCCGCGGTGTAGGCTTTCGCCACCTCCAGCGAACGCGCCGCCATCCCGGTGTAGCGCATGCAGTGGGTCAGGCGCGCCGGGCCGAGGCGTTGCTGGGCGTGCGCGAACCCCCGGTTCTCCTCGCCCAGCAGGTTCTCCGCGGGGACGCGCACGTCCTCGTAGCGAATCTCGGCGTGGCTGGACCCCAGCAGTTCGCCGCCGACGTGCGGGACGTCGCGGACGATTTCGACGCCCGCCGTGTCCGCGGGGACCAGAAACAGCGACGTCCCCTCGTACGGGTGCGCGTCGGGGTCCGTGCGGGCCATCACGATGAGCACGTCCGCCTCGCTCCCCTGCGTCGTCCACCACTTGTGGCCGTCGATGACCCACTCGTCGCCCTCCTTTCGCGCCTCGGTCCGGAGCATCTTCGGGTCCGACCCGCCGCCCTGCACGGGTTCGGTCATCGAGAACCCCGACCGAATCTCGCCCGCCGCGAGTGGCCGGAGGTACTCCTCTTTCTGCGCCTCGGTGCCGACGAGTTCGAGCGTGTGCATGTTCCCCTCGTCCGGCGCGGCGATGCGCATCGCCGACGGGCCGAGGAGGCTCCGTCCCGCCTCCTCGAACGCCGGGAGCACGTCGCGGAAGTTCAACCCCTGCCCGCCGTACTCCTCGGGTATCTGCGGCGCGTACAGGTCTCGCTCGCGCGCCTCCTCGCGGAGGGCCGCTATCTCCTCGTCGGGCACCGGGCCGTCGCCGAGGTAGTCGCGTTCGACCGGGATGACACAG
This portion of the Halogeometricum rufum genome encodes:
- a CDS encoding acyl-CoA dehydrogenase family protein, which codes for MEYDDTEAARELAGRVREFVDDCVIPVERDYLGDGPVPDEEIAALREEARERDLYAPQIPEEYGGQGLNFRDVLPAFEEAGRSLLGPSAMRIAAPDEGNMHTLELVGTEAQKEEYLRPLAAGEIRSGFSMTEPVQGGGSDPKMLRTEARKEGDEWVIDGHKWWTTQGSEADVLIVMARTDPDAHPYEGTSLFLVPADTAGVEIVRDVPHVGGELLGSSHAEIRYEDVRVPAENLLGEENRGFAHAQQRLGPARLTHCMRYTGMAARSLEVAKAYTAEREAFDSTLSEKQSVRFTVAEAETRLHAVRTMVRDAAARIAAGEEARVPVSMSKVFAANVVQEVIDDCLQLCGGNGIGKDLPLADFYEDVRAFRLIDGADEVHKRVVARDSFRDVDPSAIEGITRYGE
- a CDS encoding antitoxin VapB family protein; translation: MGETEYRNVRLTEDAYQRLKMRKREGESFSDTVARIAGERSLLDLVGVLSDEEADAMRDAIREREEDSRARLDRLVDEMDP
- a CDS encoding SDR family NAD(P)-dependent oxidoreductase, with translation MTDRFGVAGQTAIVTGASSGIGKTIAERFAAEGADVVVCSREQENVDPVAEEINEGDGGRALAVECDVTDRDAVEALVEATVEEFGGLDCLVNNAGASFMASFDDISENGWETIVGINLTGTYHCTQVAGEYLKEGGGTVINFASVAGTQGSPMMSHYGAAKAGVVNLTTSLSYEWAGDDVRVNCIAPGFVATPGVESQMGVSADNIDREEVQRRIGTTEEIADLAQFLASPASSYVVGETIVAQGVPQVMETPEV
- a CDS encoding type II toxin-antitoxin system VapC family toxin; the encoded protein is MIVDTNVLIRLMQGGDRTIEKVRELENQHVPLALSAMTLFELYHSVERVNAPEERRRRIETVLDSKPIYPADGTVMKKAGRLDGRLTGEGREIGIGDTVIAATALVHEEPVLTENVTHFRRIDELDVESC
- a CDS encoding aldo/keto reductase, with the translated sequence MLQNESDTFDIGGELTVHRLGFGAMRVTGEDIIGEPDDVENAERVLQTAVGLGVDFIDTADSYGPGVSERLIRDALAPYPDDLVVATKGGLLRNRDGDWLPHGDPDYLRNAHLCSLDRLGVDSIDLYQFHRPDPDVDFEESVTALAELKDEGVIGHVGLSNVSVEQLETARDIVDVATVQNQFNLTDREDDDVLAACEDYDIGFIPWYPLAAGDLGAKADVLDSVAANHDATEYQVMLAWLLQRSPVTLPIPGTSSVEHLKQNVAASHLELTDDEMARLDE